One Phragmites australis chromosome 23, lpPhrAust1.1, whole genome shotgun sequence DNA window includes the following coding sequences:
- the LOC133906815 gene encoding uncharacterized protein LOC133906815 produces MEAPPYVATAAEDDDDYVVNLSLTLGPTSPAPASPGSAADGVVVDRGGGNGGRGGVRLFPCLFCNKFFLKSQALGGHQNAHKKERRSVGWNANLYLPAATTTTAPNQTPPMAAIPAHSCRQCLGHPQRAHIDDATAYGAPCCAAAADYETGDGSSAWRYTEGGRSCALGGDEKERDVDLNLKL; encoded by the coding sequence atGGAGGCTCCTCCTTATGTAGCCACTGCCgccgaggacgacgacgactaTGTCGTCAACCTGTCGCTGACGCTGGGCCCCACGTCGCCGGCGCCCGCCTCTCCTGGCTCCGCTGCTGATGGTGTTGTCGTTGATCGTGGAGGAGGCAATGGCGGCAGAGGCGGTGTGAGGCTCTTCCCATGCCTCTTCTGCAACAAGTTCTTCCTCAAGTCGCAGGCGCTAGGGGGGCACCAGAACGCACACAAGAAGGAGCGGCGGAGCGTGGGGTGGAACGCCAACCTCTACCTCCCAGCTGCAACAACTACTACCGCTCCCAACCAAACACCTCCAATGGCGGCGATCCCGGCGCACTCGTGCCGCCAGTGCCTTGGGCACCCTCAGCGGGCACACATTGACGACGCAACAGCATACGGAGCGCCAtgttgcgccgccgccgccgactaTGAAACCGGCGACGGTTCGTCGGCGTGGCGGTACACGGAAGGCGGCCGTTCCTGTGCTCTCGGCGGGGACGAGAAAGAGAGGGATGTTGATCTCAATCTGAAGCTCTAG